The Equus caballus isolate H_3958 breed thoroughbred chromosome 12, TB-T2T, whole genome shotgun sequence genome contains a region encoding:
- the LOC102149895 gene encoding ral guanine nucleotide dissociation stimulator: MFSCCILPHSVYGPQTTRSQNLFTRFKGWLTSHTPHLWPFARRSSKIAPEEVGKDKTDPSFLSVILQEGMMRHPADTSQRWAWALDASTVVKSPFPRVWMVHDTALNSLVDHLVPAFLLGDTTFIHSFLLTYIAVASTQQVLDEFFNSYRFILSCRVDDAPTRLWKKALAFILGTWMESYPQDFCQPPDFPSLRRVLAFLAFSMPGSQVEHQARLLLSQSLHSEPSKAESQAPAPEKDPKPAEYRPPAPTLVPTAPQSHTPMSSSGGASSLSPDCTSSDGKTVNVLPATSLSTWNAAPRPISAPPHLPPVQ, from the exons ATGTTTTCCTGCTGTATCCTGCCTCACAGCGTCTATGGTCCCCAGACGACCCGGAGCCAAAACCTTTTTACTCGTTTTAAAGGGTGGCTCACCTCTCATACACCACACCTATGGCCGTTTGCCAGGAGGTCATCAAAG ATCGCTCCTGAGGAAGTCGGAAAGGACAAGACAGATCCGTCCTTCCTTTCCGTGATTCTACAGGAAGGGATGATGCGGCACCCGGCCGACACAAGCCAGCGCTGGGCctgg GCTCTCGACGCATCCACAGTGGTCAAGAGTCCGTTTCCCAGGGTGTGGATGGTTCACGACACTGCGCTCAATAGTCTCGTGGATCACCTTGTGCCCGCTTTCCTGCTGGGCGACACCACTTTTATCCACAGCTTCCTGTTGACGTACATAGCTGTGGCCTCCACACAACAAGTGCTGGATGAGTTCTTTAACAG TTACAGATTCATCCTCTCTTGTAGAGTGGACGACGCGCCCACCCGCCTATGGAAAAA GGCCTTGGCCTTCATTCTTGGCACGTGGATGGAATCCTATCCCCAGGACTTTTGCCAGCCCCCAGACTTTCCCAGCTTGAGGAGAGTATTGGCCTTCCTTGCGTTCAGCATGCCAGGCTCGCAGGTGGAGCATCAAGCTCGCCTTCTGCTTTCACAGTCGCTGCACTCTGAGCCCAGCAAGGCAGAGAGTCAGG CACCTGCTCCTGAGAAAGATCCCAAGCCAGCTGAATATCGACCCCCTGCTCCAACTCTAGTGCCCACCGCACCTCAGAGCCACACACCGATGTCCAGCAGTGGAGGCGCCTCGAGCCTCAGCCCGGATTGCACTTCAAGCGATGGAAAGACCGTTAACGTCCTCCCAGCGACGAGCCTCAGCACCTGGAATGCCGCACCACGGCCGATTTCTGCCCCTCCCCATTTACCTCCTgttcaataa